A single Hippopotamus amphibius kiboko isolate mHipAmp2 chromosome 5, mHipAmp2.hap2, whole genome shotgun sequence DNA region contains:
- the LOC130854493 gene encoding geminin-like: MNHSMKQKQEVIQENINSSPIPRRSLKMIQPFKAGSLVGRENELVKGLSKWKHWNDQLISKTSSSGVVTDPEHSENKNLGGVTQEASDLMITENPSSQYWKEVAEKQVLYEALKENEKLHKEIEQKDNEIACLKKENKELAKGAEHV; this comes from the coding sequence ATGAATCACAGCATGAAGCAGAAACAAGAAGTAATCCAAGAGAATATAAACAGTAGTCCTATTCCAAGAAGAAGTCTAAAGATGATTCAGCCTTTTAAGGCTGGATCTCTAGTTGGAAGAGAAAATGAGTTGGTTAAAGGCTTGTCCAAGTGGAAACATTGGAATGACCAGTTAATATCAAAGACTTCCAGCTCTGGAGTTGTTACTGACCCAGAacatagtgaaaataaaaatcttggaGGAGTCACCCAAGAAGCATCTGATCTTATGATTACAGAAAATCCATCCTCTCAATATTGGAAAGAAGTGGCAGAAAAACAAGTGCTCTATGAAGCACttaaggaaaatgagaaacttCATAAAGAAATTGAACAAAAGGATAATGAAATTGCCTGCCTGAAGAAGGAGAATAAAGAATTGGCAAAAGGAGCAGAACATGTATAG